The following proteins come from a genomic window of Sorghum bicolor cultivar BTx623 chromosome 3, Sorghum_bicolor_NCBIv3, whole genome shotgun sequence:
- the LOC8068004 gene encoding serine/threonine-protein kinase EDR1 — translation MDETPTSSGQSEASSCEPNWWPADLLEKIESASISRKQDVLGNLRSSSWKASQLLWSTGSYSGLIPNGFYSIIPDKKLKETFPTVPSLDDLQTLEADGLKADVIIVDTERDKKIFMLKQLSAALVKGLSSSPALVIKKIAGLVFDCFKRQNPDASPARGSIEDTHFFGNKGPQLLGQIRHGSCRPRAILFKVLADAVGLESKLVVGLPDDGAVGFVDSYKHMSVVVSLNSMELLVDLMRFPGQLIPFSAKAIFISHISAAGESDSAENDSCDSPLEPNSPLYGLSDKVEAEGIESSSNLSGRSLRNMMLRSRTFSEGKLSTSCSEPNIANAFWRRSQRRGVAEEPRGASSSPEHPLMRARGRSILGGEKQSFQEYTESGAASRSDGLEGTSTSNARRIRRRSISITPEIGDDIVRAVRAMNETLKQNRLQRDHVEGSCSYVTEDQSNANDCPNNDDASRRIGATDSDSRNRTGSTQKAMSLPSSPHEYRGQVTQKSDDFISKEKMALAWNKVFQSSPFLNKPLLPFEEWNIDFSEITIGTRVGIGFFGEVFRGIWNGTDVAIKVFLEQDLTTENMEDFCNEIYILSRLRHPNVILFLGACITPPHLSMVTEYMEMGSLYYLIHMSGQKKKLSWRRRLKIIRDICRGLMCIHRMKIVHRDLKSANCLVNKHWTVKICDFGLSRVMIDSPMTDNSSAGTPEWMAPELIRNEPFTEKCDIFSLGVIMWELCTLSRPWEGISPVQVVYAVANEGSRLEIPEGPLGRLIADCWAEPENRPSCQEILTRLLDCEYTVS, via the exons ATGGATGAAACACCAACTAGTTCTGGGCAATCCGAAGCTAGTTCATGTGAGCCTAATTGGTGGCCAGCAGACTTATTAGAGAAGATAGAGTCTGCTTCCATATCAAGGAAACAGGATGTTTTGGGTAATCTAAGGTCCTCATCCTGGAAGGCTTCTCAATTACTGTGGTCAACAGGATCTTATTCAGGGTTAATCCCTAATGGTTTCTATTCAATCATCCCG GATAAAAAGTTGAAGGAGACTTTCCCAACAGTTCCATCACTAGATGACTTGCAAACTCTAGAAGCAGATGGGCTTAAGGCTGATGTAATTATTGTAGACACTGAGAGGGATAAGAAGATTTTCATGTTGAAGCAGCTTAGTGCTGCACTTGTGAAAGGGTTAAGCTCTAGCCCAGCATTAGTGATAAAGAAAATAGCAGGTTTG GTTTTTGACTGCTTCAAGCGACAAAATCCTGATGCCAGTCCAGCAAGAGGCTCGATTGAAGATACCCATTTCTTTGGAAATAAAGGACCACAACTTCTAGGGCAGATAAGACATGGATCATGCCGACCCCGAGCTATTCTATTTAAAGTTCTTGCAGATGCCGTTGGCCTTGAGAGTAAACTTGTAGTT GGTCTACCTGATGACGGTGCTGTTGGATTTGTGGACTCTTACAAACATATGTCTGTGGTAGTTTCGCTAAACTCTATGGAACTGCTAGTGGATCTTATGCGATTTCCAGGCCAGTTGATTCCGTTTTCAGCTAAGGCTATCTTTATATCGCATATATCTGCTGCGGGTGAAAGTGACTCAGCTGAAAATGACTCCTGTGATTCTCCCCTTGAGCCCAACAGCCCTCTTTATGGATTGTCTGATAAAGTTGAAGCTGAAGG AATTGAATCTTCATCAAATCTGTCTGGACGATCACTGCGTAATATGATGTTGAGATCAAGGACATTTTCTGAGGGGAAATTAAG CACGTCATGTAGCgaaccaaatatagcaaatgccTTTTGGAGGCGCAGCCAAAGGAGAGGAGTTGCTGAGGAACCCCGTGGTGCTAGTTCCAG TCCTGAGCATCCATTAATGAGAGCAAGGGGAAGATCTATACTTGGTGGTGAGAAGCAATCATTTCAAGAATACACAGAATCTGGAGCTGCTTCAAG ATCAGATGGTCTTGAGGGCACTTCAACCTCTAATGCTCGAAGAATAAGGCGAAGAAGCATTAGCATCACCCCTGAGATTGGAGATGACATTGTGAG GGCAGTTCGGGCTATGAACGAAACACTAAAGCAAAATCGCCTCCAAAGGGATCATGTCGAAGGTTCATGCTCATATGTTACGGAAGACCAAAGCAACGCCAATGATTGCCCAAATAAT GATGATGCATCTCGGAGAATTGGTGCTACTGACAGTGACTCAAGAAACCGAACTGGTTCTACTCAGAAGGCCATGTCATTGCCTTCTTCACCTCATGAATATAGGGGTCAAGTTACCCAAAAAAGTGATGATTTTATAAGTAAAGAGAAGATGGCATTGGCATGGAACAAAGTTTTCCAGAGCTCCCCATTTCTTAATAAGCCTTTGCTGCCGTTTGAGGAATGGAACATAGATTTTTCCGAGATAACAATTGGCACGAGGGTTGGAATAG GATTCTTCGGAGAAGTTTTCCGTGGTATTTGGAATGGAACTGATGTTGCCATCAAAGTGTTTCTAGAGCAGGATCTGACAACTGAAAACATGGAAGATTTTTGCAATGAGATATACATCTTGAG CCGGTTACGACACCCAAATG TTATATTGTTTCTTGGTGCATGCATTACACCTCCACACTTGTCAATGGTTACTGAATATATGGAAATGGGATCACTATACTATCTCATCCATATGAGTGGTCAGAAAAAGAAACTAAGTTGGCGTAGGAGGTTGAAAATTATTCGCGATATATGCAG GGGATTGATGTGCATACACCGCATGAAGATAGTTCACAGGGATCTCAAAAGTGCAAACTGCCTGGTGAACAAGCATTGGACTGTCAAGATCTGTGACTTTGGTCTATCTCGAGTGATGATTGATAGTCCTATGACTGATAATTCCTCTGCTGGCACCCCAGAATGGATGGCCCCTGAGCTTATACGGAATGAACCTTTTACAGAGAAATGTGATATATTCAGCCTTGGTGTTATCATGTGGGAGCTGTGCACATTGAGTCGCCCATGGGAAGGCATCTCCCCAGTTCAA GTGGTGTACGCAGTTGCTAATGAAGGGTCACGGCTTGAGATTCCTGAAGGACCTCTCGGCAGATTAATTGCAG ATTGCTGGGCAGAGCCTGAGAATCGGCCGAGCTGCCAGGAGATCCTAACCCGTTTGCTGGACTGCGAATACACTGTCAGCTGA
- the LOC8068005 gene encoding uncharacterized protein LOC8068005, translating into MLASATRAGTTTSSTKPGHAAGAVRTSGAGGGNGTPAVVVVTDGAGQQEVTVSQFVAQLDEAARRRLDSMHQRLRLLEQQMETLEAEVGKASSTSSRMDTYA; encoded by the exons ATGCTTGCGAGCGCGACGAGAGCagggacgacgacgtcgtccacCAAGCCCGGCCACGCGGCGGGCGCCGTCCGCAccagcggcgccggcggcggcaacggcacccccgccgtcgtcgtcgtcaccgaCGGCGCCGGGCAGCAGGAGGTCACCGTCTCTCAGTTCGTCGCGCAGCTAG ATGAGGCGGCGCGGCGGAGGCTGGACAGCATGCACCAGAGGCTGAGGCTGCTGGAGCAGCAGATGGAGACGCTGGAGGCCGAGGTCGGCAAAGCCAGCAGCACCAGCAGTAGGATGGACACCTACGCCTAG
- the LOC8061846 gene encoding tubby-like F-box protein 1, with protein MSRHAAPAAPPPLPERGEMDEVVEADPDAEAEDQEERWARLLPELLSDVVQRVEASGGERWPARKDVVSCACVCRRWREAAVAVVRPPAESGKITFPSSLKQPGPRESPMQCFIKRNKKNSTFYLYLGFTSSPVDKGKFLMAARRFRRGPHTEYIISLDSEDLSQGSNAYMGKLRSDFWGTNFKIYDSKPPYDGAKASSSRSSRRFGSRRISPQVSAGNYEVGQVSYKYNLLKSRGPRRMYCTLECPSAQETWENSLKTKFRRPLGPTTLRNKAPRWHEHLQCWCLNFHGRVTVASVKNFQLVAAADPSDPTSSVDDETVLLQFGKVDEDMFTMDYRQPLSAFQAFAISLSSFGTKLACE; from the exons ATGTCTCGGCATGCTGccccggcggcgccgccgccgctaccGGAGCGCGGCGAGATGGACGAGGTGGTAGAGGCGGACCCGGATGCGGAGGCGGAGGATCAGGAGGAGAGGTGGGCGAGGCTTCTGCCGGAGCTGCTCTCCGACGTGGTGCAGCGCGTCGAGGCGTCCGGCGGCGAGCGGTGGCCGGCGCGGAAGGACGTCGTCTCATGCGCCTGCGTGTGCCGCCGGTGGAGGGAGGCCGCCGTCGCTGTCGTGCGCCCGCCGGCGGAGTCCGGCAAGATCACCTTCCCCTCATCGCTCAAGCAG CCAGGGCCAAGGGAGAGCCCAATGCAGTGCTTTATCAAGCGGAATAAGAAGAACTCTACATTCTACCTCTACCTTGGCTTCACAAGTT CACCTGTGGATAAAGGGAAGTTTCTCATGGCTGCTAGAAGATTTAGGCGTGGTCCCCATACTGAGTACATTATATCTCTTGATTCAGAGGACTTATCACAAGGGAGCAATGCATACATGGGGAAACTGAG ATCTGATTTCTGGGGGACAAACTTCAAAATATACGATAGCAAGCCACCATATGATGGTGCTAAAGCATCAAGTAGTCGATCTAGTCGTCGTTTCGGAAGCAGAAGGATCAGTCCCCAAGTATCAGCTGGCAACTATGAAGTTGGACAGGTTTCATACAAATACAACTTGCTCAAATCCAGAGGCCCCAGGAGAATGTATTGCACTCTTGAATGCCCTTCAGCCCAAGAGACTTGGGAAAACTCACTCAAGACAAAGTTCAGGAGGCCCTTGGGGCCCACGACTTTACGAAATAAAGCACCCCGCTGGCATGAGCACCTGCAGTGCTGGTGCTTAAACTTCCATGGGCGGGTAACAGTTGCATCAGTCAAGAATTTCCAGCTTGTGGCTGCTGCCGACCCCAGTGACCCTACTAGCAGCGTGGATGATGAAACGGTTCTGCTGCAGTTTGGTAAGGTCGACGAAGATATGTTCACAATGGATTACCGGCAACCACTCTCCGCGTTCCAAGCCTTTGCCATCAGCCTCAGCAGCTTTGGGACCAAGCTAGCCTGTGAATAG